A window of Chitinophagales bacterium contains these coding sequences:
- a CDS encoding DUF5110 domain-containing protein → MIKRGACFFLLALFFIPRFSLSQDWQKTELGIKANMQSLSLELQFFSPSTVRVIKSPAGNKFSKQSLSVIQTPRQVAFTVKQKGNWLNLQTSQLKLGINLESGTISFSDSKSGLLLKEKEGSAKFTPFDDAGNQTYNVVQSYLLDPEEAIYGLGIQQQGRMNQRNVSLNMVQGNTDDYIPFFQSVKGYGLFWDNYSPTKFQDNQEGTTFQSEVGDCIDYYFMYGGNADGVIANMRELTGQAPMFPLWTYGFFQSKERYKSQDELLSVVKKYRQLGVPLDGIIQDWQYWGSNYLWNAMEFLNADFPDPQKMVNDVHRLKAHLTISIWNSFGPQTKQYKELEKIGALMNFATWPQSGSDKWPPNRDYPSGVRVYDPYNPAARDIYWKYLKYMHDLGIDAWWMDSSEPDHLDFKPSDLDNKTHLGSFRKVRNAFPLMTVGGVYTHQRAVDSGKRVFILTRSAFAGQQRYGANTWSGDVTSSWKALRNQISGGLNFSLSGIPYWNADIGGFFLNRFPRKLEDPEYRELYVRWLEFGAFTPMMRSHGADAPREIYQFGQKGTKYYDAIEKYIHLRYRLLPYIYSTSRDVTANHSSMMRALVMDFPTDKNAWDINDEYLFGKSILVSPVTIPQYVKPGLNGKDTVQVEDFSSIGSKETYLPAGADWFDFWTGEKSSGGTKVSKQTPLDILPLYVRSGSILPLAPSVQYAEEKKWDELELRIYPGANGKFVLYEDENDNYNYEKGVFSTIEFNWDDKKHVLAIGDRKGSFPGMLESRKFRIVVVGPQTGGGGNLVDQPDQIVTYTGQKQVIAIRKN, encoded by the coding sequence ATGATCAAAAGAGGCGCCTGTTTCTTTTTACTGGCATTATTTTTCATCCCCCGTTTCAGCCTGTCACAAGACTGGCAAAAAACAGAACTTGGCATTAAAGCCAACATGCAATCTCTTTCGCTGGAATTGCAATTCTTTAGTCCCTCCACAGTAAGGGTCATTAAATCACCCGCTGGAAATAAGTTTTCAAAGCAGAGCCTTTCTGTTATCCAGACACCACGGCAAGTAGCCTTCACGGTAAAGCAAAAAGGGAACTGGCTAAACCTGCAAACCTCCCAATTGAAACTGGGCATAAACCTGGAATCGGGAACTATTTCCTTTTCCGATAGTAAGAGCGGATTACTACTGAAAGAAAAGGAGGGGAGTGCAAAATTCACCCCATTCGACGATGCGGGTAATCAAACGTACAATGTGGTTCAGTCATACCTGTTGGATCCCGAAGAGGCCATCTATGGACTGGGCATTCAACAACAAGGTCGCATGAACCAGCGAAATGTGTCGTTGAACATGGTACAAGGAAATACGGACGACTACATTCCCTTCTTTCAATCCGTAAAGGGGTATGGTTTATTCTGGGATAATTATTCTCCTACCAAATTTCAGGACAATCAGGAAGGCACTACATTCCAGTCAGAGGTGGGCGATTGTATTGATTATTATTTCATGTACGGTGGTAATGCCGATGGGGTCATTGCCAATATGCGGGAGCTTACCGGACAGGCGCCGATGTTCCCTTTGTGGACATACGGATTCTTCCAAAGTAAAGAACGGTATAAAAGCCAGGATGAATTATTGAGTGTGGTGAAAAAATACCGCCAATTGGGCGTTCCGCTGGATGGTATCATCCAGGACTGGCAATACTGGGGGAGTAATTATTTGTGGAATGCCATGGAATTTTTAAATGCGGATTTTCCTGATCCACAAAAGATGGTTAATGATGTTCACCGGTTAAAAGCCCATCTGACCATTTCTATCTGGAACTCTTTTGGCCCTCAAACAAAGCAGTATAAGGAACTGGAAAAGATCGGGGCGCTTATGAATTTTGCCACCTGGCCTCAGTCTGGTTCGGATAAGTGGCCACCCAACCGCGATTACCCTTCCGGTGTCCGGGTTTATGATCCATACAATCCGGCAGCCAGAGATATTTATTGGAAATACCTGAAGTATATGCATGACCTGGGTATCGATGCGTGGTGGATGGATTCCTCCGAACCGGATCATCTTGATTTCAAACCCTCTGATCTGGACAATAAAACCCATCTTGGCTCTTTCCGAAAAGTGCGTAATGCCTTTCCGCTTATGACCGTTGGCGGAGTCTATACACACCAAAGGGCCGTGGATTCCGGCAAAAGAGTATTCATATTAACACGTTCTGCCTTTGCGGGACAACAACGATATGGCGCCAATACCTGGTCGGGTGATGTTACCTCTTCCTGGAAGGCCTTGCGTAACCAGATTTCCGGAGGATTGAATTTCTCGCTGAGTGGCATCCCTTATTGGAATGCGGACATTGGAGGATTTTTCCTGAACCGGTTTCCCCGGAAATTAGAAGACCCTGAGTATCGGGAATTGTATGTTCGATGGCTGGAATTTGGCGCCTTTACGCCCATGATGCGTTCGCACGGTGCCGATGCACCCCGCGAGATCTATCAATTCGGACAAAAAGGCACCAAATACTATGACGCGATTGAAAAATACATTCACCTTCGTTACCGATTGCTTCCCTATATCTATTCCACTTCCCGGGACGTTACAGCTAATCATTCAAGTATGATGCGTGCGCTGGTGATGGACTTTCCAACGGATAAAAATGCATGGGACATCAACGATGAATACCTCTTTGGGAAATCGATCCTGGTAAGCCCGGTTACCATACCTCAGTATGTTAAACCTGGATTGAATGGAAAGGATACCGTACAGGTAGAGGATTTCAGCTCCATCGGTTCAAAAGAAACCTATCTGCCTGCAGGCGCTGATTGGTTTGATTTCTGGACAGGTGAAAAATCGTCGGGTGGAACAAAAGTGTCCAAACAAACGCCATTGGATATTCTGCCTCTTTATGTAAGATCGGGCTCCATTCTGCCTCTCGCCCCATCGGTGCAATACGCGGAAGAAAAGAAATGGGATGAATTGGAGTTGCGGATCTATCCGGGAGCCAATGGAAAGTTTGTGTTGTACGAAGATGAGAATGATAATTACAATTATGAAAAAGGTGTTTTCTCTACCATCGAATTTAATTGGGACGATAAGAAACATGTTCTGGCGATTGGCGACAGAAAGGGTTCTTTCCCAGGAATGCTGGAGAGCCGGAAATTCAGGATCGTTGTGGTAGGACCGCAGACGGGTGGGGGAGGGAACCTGGTTGACCAACCCGACCAGATAGTCACCTACACCGGTCAAAAACAAGTAATAGCGATTAGAAAAAATTAA
- a CDS encoding nucleotidyltransferase family protein, translated as MTNLVIIKEQLQRVKPELVNKFHVKTIGLFGSIVRDDFSPSKSDVDIIVEFSQPIGIEFVDLADYLESQIQRKVDLVSKNGVKKPFFRAIEREIVYV; from the coding sequence ATGACCAATCTAGTTATCATAAAGGAGCAGTTACAACGAGTCAAACCCGAACTTGTTAACAAATTTCATGTCAAAACAATTGGACTCTTTGGGTCTATAGTACGAGACGACTTCTCCCCATCAAAAAGTGATGTGGATATCATAGTTGAGTTCTCGCAACCAATTGGGATTGAATTTGTTGACTTGGCGGACTACTTGGAATCCCAAATACAGCGAAAGGTTGACCTGGTTTCAAAAAATGGGGTCAAGAAACCCTTTTTCCGAGCAATAGAAAGGGAAATTGTTTATGTCTAA
- a CDS encoding DUF86 domain-containing protein, whose translation MIDSSQKILSYTAGLTYDQFLSDAKTLDAVIRNFEIIGEAANRLPEDFKDDHPDIEWHRIRGFRNRIVHDYSGIDYAIVWHIKETFLPKTLQQLLEL comes from the coding sequence ATGATCGATAGTTCGCAAAAGATATTGTCGTATACGGCTGGACTCACCTATGACCAATTCCTGTCAGACGCAAAGACCTTGGATGCCGTAATCAGAAATTTTGAAATAATTGGAGAAGCAGCAAACCGACTACCTGAAGACTTTAAAGATGACCATCCCGATATAGAATGGCATAGAATAAGAGGCTTTAGAAACAGAATAGTCCACGACTACTCTGGCATTGACTATGCCATTGTTTGGCACATCAAAGAAACTTTTTTACCTAAAACTCTTCAACAGTTACTAGAACTATAA